In a single window of the Pseudomonas sp. B21-015 genome:
- the tatB gene encoding Sec-independent protein translocase protein TatB: MFGISFSELLLVGLVALLVLGPERLPGAARTAGLWVGRLKRSFNAIKQEVEREIGADEIRRQLHNEHILSLEQEARKIFTPTQQEATAVQPVEPVMEQTIHAPVAAEPVPVVATTPIEPVAPAAAPTTPAPHDTTLPPRAP; the protein is encoded by the coding sequence ATGTTTGGTATCAGCTTCTCTGAACTGCTGCTCGTCGGCCTCGTCGCCTTGCTGGTGCTGGGCCCCGAGCGTCTGCCGGGTGCTGCGCGCACCGCCGGCCTGTGGGTCGGGCGACTAAAGCGCAGCTTCAACGCGATCAAACAGGAAGTTGAACGTGAAATCGGTGCCGACGAGATCCGCCGGCAACTGCACAACGAGCACATTTTGTCGCTTGAGCAGGAGGCGCGGAAGATTTTCACGCCGACTCAGCAGGAGGCTACTGCGGTTCAACCGGTTGAGCCAGTGATGGAGCAGACGATTCATGCTCCGGTAGCTGCAGAACCTGTACCTGTTGTTGCAACGACGCCAATTGAACCTGTTGCTCCTGCCGCCGCGCCGACAACGCCGGCGCCTCACGACACCACTTTGCCGCCGCGAGCCCCATGA
- the tatC gene encoding twin-arginine translocase subunit TatC: MSDLPENDQHMPLVSHLTELRTRLLRCVAAIFIIFAGLFAFTQQIYTFVSTPLRQYLPAGATMIATDVSSPFLTPLKLTMMVSLFLAIPVILHQIWGFIAPGLYKHEKRIAVPLLVSSILLFYTGMAFAYFLVFPLIFKFFAAATPAGVEMMTDITSYLDFVMTLFFAFGVAFEIPVAVVLLVWIGVVNVAYLKKIRPYVVIGCFVVGMILTPPDIFSQTLLAVPMWLLFEIGILFGSLISKRGEHPDDQPADDHNDQPPATQA, translated from the coding sequence ATGAGCGATCTCCCTGAAAACGACCAGCACATGCCGCTGGTTTCGCACCTCACCGAGTTGCGTACCCGTCTGCTGCGCTGCGTAGCGGCGATCTTCATCATCTTCGCCGGGTTGTTCGCCTTCACCCAGCAGATCTACACCTTCGTCTCCACGCCGCTGCGCCAGTACCTGCCGGCCGGCGCGACGATGATCGCCACCGACGTGTCGTCGCCCTTCCTGACGCCGCTGAAACTGACCATGATGGTCTCGCTGTTTCTGGCGATCCCGGTGATCCTGCACCAGATCTGGGGCTTCATCGCGCCGGGCCTGTACAAGCATGAAAAGCGCATTGCGGTGCCGTTGCTGGTCTCCAGCATTTTGCTGTTTTACACCGGCATGGCCTTCGCCTATTTCCTGGTGTTCCCGCTGATCTTCAAATTCTTCGCCGCCGCCACCCCGGCCGGCGTGGAAATGATGACCGACATTACCAGCTACCTCGATTTCGTCATGACGCTGTTCTTCGCCTTCGGCGTGGCGTTCGAGATTCCGGTGGCCGTGGTGCTGCTGGTGTGGATCGGCGTGGTCAATGTCGCCTATCTGAAGAAGATCCGCCCGTATGTCGTCATCGGCTGCTTCGTGGTCGGCATGATCCTGACACCGCCGGACATCTTCTCGCAGACGCTGTTGGCCGTACCGATGTGGTTGCTGTTCGAGATCGGCATCCTGTTCGGCAGCCTGATCAGCAAGCGTGGTGAGCACCCGGACGATCAGCCGGCTGACGATCACAACGACCAGCCGCCAGCGACCCAAGCGTGA
- a CDS encoding 16S rRNA (uracil(1498)-N(3))-methyltransferase has product MNLLLLEEADFIAADRAILRDRRLTHMQEVHRCVVGDSMRVGRIGGLMGSAEVLRLEATEAELRVTLDQPPPAKLPLTLILALPRPKMLRRVFQTVATMGVPRIVLVNSYRVEKSFWQTPFLEPEAIREQLILGLEQARDSVLPEVIIEKRFKPFVEDRLPAITEGTLGLVGHPGNYPPCPRGLNEPVTLAIGPEGGWIPYEIDLLAKAGLQPVQLGERILRVETAVTALLARLF; this is encoded by the coding sequence GTGAACCTGCTGCTCCTTGAAGAGGCCGACTTCATTGCGGCCGACCGGGCGATCCTGCGCGATCGACGGTTGACTCATATGCAGGAAGTCCACCGCTGCGTCGTTGGTGACAGCATGCGCGTTGGCCGTATCGGCGGGTTGATGGGGTCGGCCGAGGTGCTGCGCCTGGAGGCTACAGAAGCCGAACTGCGTGTCACCCTCGACCAGCCTCCACCAGCCAAGCTGCCACTGACTCTGATACTGGCCCTGCCACGACCGAAAATGCTCCGTCGGGTATTCCAGACCGTGGCCACCATGGGTGTGCCGCGAATCGTGCTGGTGAACAGCTACCGCGTCGAAAAAAGCTTCTGGCAAACCCCGTTCCTGGAGCCGGAAGCGATTCGCGAGCAATTGATCCTGGGGCTTGAACAAGCCCGGGACAGCGTGCTGCCAGAGGTTATTATCGAGAAGCGCTTCAAGCCCTTTGTCGAAGATCGCCTGCCAGCGATCACCGAAGGCACCCTCGGCCTGGTCGGCCATCCCGGCAACTACCCGCCCTGCCCCCGCGGCCTGAACGAACCCGTGACCCTGGCCATCGGCCCCGAAGGCGGCTGGATTCCCTACGAAATCGACCTGCTGGCCAAGGCCGGCCTGCAACCGGTTCAGCTTGGCGAGCGCATCCTGCGGGTCGAGACCGCCGTCACTGCGTTGCTCGCACGCCTCTTCTAA
- a CDS encoding methyl-accepting chemotaxis protein yields MVVRLRELIGGISDGVTQIASAAEELSAVTEQTSAGVNSQKVETDQVATAMHEMTATVQEVARNAEEASEAAVAADQQAREGDKVVGEAIAQIERLALEVGNSTAAMADLKRESDKIGSVLDVIKSVAQQTNLLALNAAIEAARAGEAGRGFAVVADEVRSLAQRTQKSTEEIEELIVGLQTGTQQVATIMDNSRTLTDSSVELTRRAGGSLESITRTVSAIQAMNQQIAAAAEQQSSVAGEINRSVLNVRDVSEQTSAASEETAASSVELARLGTHLQMLVGRFKV; encoded by the coding sequence ATGGTCGTCAGACTGCGGGAACTGATCGGCGGCATCAGCGATGGCGTGACGCAAATCGCCAGCGCCGCCGAAGAACTGTCCGCCGTCACCGAGCAAACCAGCGCCGGGGTCAACAGCCAGAAGGTCGAAACCGATCAGGTGGCCACCGCCATGCACGAAATGACCGCCACCGTGCAAGAAGTCGCGCGCAACGCCGAGGAAGCGTCCGAGGCCGCCGTCGCCGCCGACCAGCAGGCCCGCGAGGGCGACAAGGTCGTCGGCGAAGCCATCGCCCAGATCGAACGCCTGGCCCTCGAAGTTGGCAATTCCACTGCTGCCATGGCCGACCTGAAGCGCGAAAGCGACAAGATTGGCAGCGTGCTCGACGTGATCAAATCTGTGGCCCAGCAAACCAACCTGCTGGCCCTCAACGCCGCTATCGAAGCCGCCCGCGCCGGTGAGGCCGGACGCGGCTTTGCGGTGGTCGCTGACGAAGTCCGCAGCCTGGCCCAGCGTACCCAGAAGTCCACCGAAGAAATCGAAGAGTTGATCGTCGGCCTGCAAACCGGCACTCAGCAAGTCGCGACCATCATGGACAACAGCCGCACCCTGACCGACAGCAGTGTCGAGCTGACCCGCCGTGCCGGTGGCTCGCTGGAAAGCATCACCCGCACTGTGTCGGCGATCCAGGCGATGAACCAGCAGATCGCCGCCGCCGCCGAGCAACAGAGCTCGGTGGCCGGAGAAATCAACCGTAGCGTGCTGAACGTGCGTGATGTGTCCGAGCAGACCTCTGCCGCCAGTGAAGAGACCGCGGCCTCCAGCGTCGAGCTGGCGCGATTGGGGACGCATTTGCAGATGCTGGTGGGCAGGTTCAAGGTTTGA
- a CDS encoding amino acid ABC transporter ATP-binding protein, translating to MIEVRDLIKVFDTRGHVVRAVDNVTTQVAKGEVLVVIGPSGSGKSTFLRCLNGLEEFDSGSVSIDGLQLADPKTDVNAYRREVGMVFQHFNLFPHMTVLENLCLAQKVVRKRGKKEREAKALALLEKVGIAQKALEFPSRLSGGQQQRVAIARALAMEPKVMLFDEPTSALDPEMVGEVLDVMKTLAVEGMTMVCVTHEMGFAREVADRVLFFDHGKLLEDASPAEFFDAPKDPRAQAFLRQVL from the coding sequence GTGATTGAAGTCCGCGATCTGATAAAAGTCTTCGACACCCGCGGCCATGTAGTTCGCGCGGTGGATAACGTCACCACCCAAGTGGCCAAGGGCGAAGTGCTGGTGGTGATCGGTCCGTCCGGCTCCGGCAAGTCGACCTTCCTGCGTTGCCTGAATGGTCTGGAAGAATTCGATTCCGGCTCGGTGAGCATCGACGGCCTGCAACTGGCCGACCCGAAAACCGACGTCAACGCCTACCGCCGTGAAGTCGGCATGGTGTTCCAGCATTTCAATCTGTTCCCGCACATGACCGTGCTGGAGAACCTCTGCCTGGCCCAGAAAGTCGTGCGCAAGCGTGGCAAGAAGGAACGCGAGGCCAAGGCCCTGGCGTTGCTGGAGAAGGTCGGTATCGCTCAGAAGGCCCTAGAGTTTCCATCGCGCCTGTCCGGTGGTCAGCAACAGCGTGTGGCCATTGCCAGGGCATTGGCCATGGAGCCGAAGGTCATGCTGTTCGATGAGCCGACTTCGGCGCTCGACCCGGAAATGGTCGGTGAAGTGCTGGATGTAATGAAGACCCTGGCCGTGGAAGGCATGACCATGGTTTGCGTCACCCACGAAATGGGCTTCGCCCGGGAAGTGGCGGATCGGGTGCTGTTCTTCGATCACGGCAAACTGCTGGAAGACGCCTCGCCGGCCGAGTTCTTCGATGCGCCGAAAGATCCGCGTGCGCAGGCGTTTTTGCGGCAGGTTCTATAG
- a CDS encoding amino acid ABC transporter permease produces the protein MKQKKAQWPWHVLTVLMLIGLAGALYYATSLMSYEWRWNRVPQYFAYHAEESLRAADISTVSELVRKGDEAEVTLRNDAGDEQRVIVDDNSLQVAQGDDVAEGDVIGVTRHWAAGPLMWGLWTTLWLSVVSGVLGLLIGLATGLCRLSNNPTLRDLSTIYVELVRGTPLLVQIFIFYFFIGTVMNLSREFAGIAALSLFTGAYVAEIIRSGVQSIARGQNEAARSLGLSAGQSMRHVVLPQAFKRVLPPLAGQFISLVKDTSLVSVIAITELLKSGREVITTSFSPFEILFCVAGLYLLINLPLSKIASRLERRLAQSD, from the coding sequence ATGAAACAGAAAAAAGCCCAATGGCCGTGGCACGTATTAACCGTGCTGATGCTGATCGGCCTGGCCGGTGCGCTGTACTACGCCACCTCGCTGATGTCCTACGAATGGCGCTGGAATCGCGTGCCGCAGTACTTCGCCTACCACGCCGAAGAGTCCCTGCGCGCCGCCGACATCTCCACCGTCAGCGAACTGGTGCGCAAGGGCGATGAAGCCGAAGTCACTCTGCGCAATGACGCCGGAGACGAGCAGCGGGTGATCGTTGACGACAACAGCCTGCAAGTCGCCCAAGGCGATGACGTGGCTGAAGGCGACGTCATCGGTGTGACCCGCCATTGGGCCGCAGGACCGCTGATGTGGGGGCTCTGGACCACGTTGTGGTTGTCGGTGGTATCTGGCGTGCTCGGGTTGCTGATCGGCCTGGCCACCGGCCTTTGCCGTTTGTCGAACAACCCGACCCTGCGCGACCTCTCGACGATCTACGTCGAACTGGTGCGTGGCACGCCGCTGCTGGTGCAGATTTTCATTTTCTACTTCTTCATCGGTACCGTGATGAACCTTTCCCGGGAGTTCGCCGGGATCGCCGCCTTGTCGCTGTTCACCGGCGCCTACGTGGCAGAGATCATCCGTTCCGGCGTGCAATCAATTGCACGCGGCCAGAACGAAGCCGCACGTTCGCTGGGTCTGAGTGCCGGCCAGTCGATGCGCCACGTAGTGCTGCCGCAAGCGTTCAAGCGCGTGCTGCCGCCGCTGGCCGGGCAGTTCATCAGTCTGGTCAAGGACACCTCGCTGGTGTCGGTGATTGCCATCACCGAACTGCTGAAAAGCGGCCGCGAAGTCATCACTACCTCGTTCTCGCCGTTCGAAATCCTGTTCTGCGTGGCCGGGCTGTACCTGTTGATCAACCTCCCGCTGTCGAAAATCGCCAGCCGGCTTGAGCGGAGGCTCGCGCAAAGTGATTGA
- a CDS encoding transporter substrate-binding domain-containing protein, which translates to MKKYLAMLLVGVTALVAVSAAQAGAIDEAVKRGTLKVGMDPTYMPFEMTNKRGEIIGFEVDILKAMTKAMGVKLELVSTGYDGIIPALLTDKFDMIGSGMTLTQERNLRLNFSEPFIVVGQTLLIRKELEGTIKSYKDLNTADYRITSKLGTTGEMVAKKLISKAKYHGYDNEQEAVLDVVNGKADAFIYDAPYNVVAVNKVGNGKLLFLDKPFTYEPLAFGLKKGDYDSINFINNFLHQIHEDGTYDRIHDKWFKDTAWLKDME; encoded by the coding sequence ATGAAGAAGTATCTGGCGATGCTGCTGGTCGGCGTCACGGCATTGGTTGCAGTCAGCGCGGCGCAGGCCGGTGCCATCGATGAGGCGGTCAAGCGCGGCACGCTGAAAGTCGGCATGGACCCGACCTACATGCCGTTCGAAATGACCAACAAGCGCGGCGAGATCATCGGCTTCGAAGTCGACATCCTCAAAGCCATGACCAAGGCCATGGGCGTCAAGCTGGAACTGGTTTCCACCGGATACGACGGCATCATCCCGGCCCTGCTCACCGACAAGTTCGACATGATCGGCAGCGGCATGACCCTGACCCAGGAGCGCAACCTGCGCCTGAACTTCAGCGAACCGTTCATCGTGGTCGGCCAGACACTGCTGATCCGCAAGGAGCTGGAAGGCACTATCAAGTCCTATAAAGACCTGAACACCGCCGACTACCGCATCACCTCCAAGCTCGGCACCACCGGTGAAATGGTCGCCAAAAAACTCATCTCCAAAGCCAAGTACCACGGTTACGACAACGAGCAGGAAGCCGTGCTCGACGTGGTCAACGGCAAGGCCGATGCCTTCATCTATGACGCGCCGTACAACGTCGTGGCGGTGAACAAGGTCGGCAACGGCAAACTGCTGTTCCTCGACAAGCCGTTCACCTACGAGCCGCTGGCCTTTGGTCTGAAGAAGGGTGACTACGACAGCATCAATTTCATCAACAACTTCCTGCACCAGATCCACGAAGACGGCACCTACGATCGCATCCATGACAAGTGGTTCAAGGACACCGCCTGGCTCAAGGATATGGAATAA